TCCGGACGATTAATAATAACCCGCGACCCGATCCGAAAATTAGACCCACACTGCTTGAAAAACGGACGCATCAACCGACCACGAATTTTCGTCGTGATATCTGTATTAGGCATCCACGCAGTCAATAATTGAATACCGTGCATTGGCAAAACATATCGGAAAAATAGTTTTTTCTTATTCATAATGAACATCTCCTAAACGTTTCTTGTAAACAATTTTGCGATTCACATAGTACACAATTAAAAACAGCGCCAAGTTATAACTCAAATCATTGATAATATTCATCGTATTCTGCCCCATCAACATCCCCATTCGCGTACAAACTAAGGTCAGAAAATAAAACATCTCGATCGAACGCGTCTGATCAATTTTGGATTGAATGAAATAAGCGAGACAAACCACTAAAACAGACAGCAACGGCGACAATAAATAACCGAAAAACAAGTTCCCTTGCCCGATCATTGGCAAAATTTGCGTCGCATGATCCGAATAAAAATAACGTTGATTAAAGAAAATATTCGAATACTCAAACGGCAAATCTTTCACCAACATATTAACCCCGATCATCGGTCTGAAAATATCGAAAAACAGCACACTCCAATTTTGCGCTTCTGGATAAATCAGCTTCGTTTCAAGCGCCATCGCCACATTATATGGTCCGCCAAAATACACTTGTAAATTATCCGTGAAATCCGTAACCCCACTCGTACCACCCGATATCGAGGCAATATTTCGCACCGTACTCATAATCAAAAGAATTCCAACGAGCATTCCGACGACAAGAAGAACCACAAGTTTGAAATACTTCGGAAACAACAATCGAAATGTCACTAAACTAACAATCGCAACTAACACAATATCTGAACGATTCGTACCGATAAATATTCCAATATTAGCAAATAAAGCACCTATCGCAATCCACACATAGAGTAACTGACTCGTTGCCCGATGCCTCTTATGCGCCCACCACGTAACCATAATGAACACAAGCTGCTTCGCTAAAATAAACATATAACCGCCGAGCATCACCATCACATTACTATCTTCCATCACATCCACCAAATCAGGTTTTGGAATAAAGAAGCTAATCGATGAAATGACATTTGGTATTCCCAGCGCCGCAACAATAGCCACGACGATAAATACAGCATAGCCAAAATAACTTTTCGTTTCATCAAATGGTTGCTGCGTATTTCTCGGTTTGTATTTCTTATTTTGGAAGTAATCCAGTATTCCGATGACAATCGTCACGACAATAAGCTCATACACCATTAAATAAATCGCCGTTTCCATCGAGCTTGCAAGCGGCGGTTCCGGTGATCTGCCTCCATAATAATCATTGAACACGATAAAATAAGGCAACACGACAAATCTAGCAAATCCAATTCCCGTAAAAACAATGAGAAACACTTTGAACCGCTGAAATAAGGCTCTCGAAAAGACTAGCAAGAAACAAATTGTGAACGTCAATGGTAATAAATAGAGTCGCTCATAACCACTTGCATTGATATTTCCTGCCACATAGAAAGTGACAAAACCACCAATGCCGAGCATGATTACATTTACTGCTATAACGTAGAATTGTTTAGGAATTTTTATTGGCATATTTATTCATACATCCTTCAAATTATTTGCTGAGAATATTCTTCACTGCTTCGATTACATATTCCTGTTCTTCTTGCGTCATCTGCGTACTGGACGGAAGGCATAACCCTGTCTCGTACAACTTTGTCGCCACATCTCCTGCTTCATCTGCATAAAACGGCGCATCTTGGAAAAGTGGTTGCTGATGCATCGGCTTCCATAATAAGCGACTATCGATTCCCTTGCCCCTCAATAACTCCATCACCATTTCCGGTGTTTTCCCAACCTCGTCCACACAGAAAGTCATGGTCGAAAGCCACCGATTTCCTGTTGCATCATCCAATTCCGGCATCATGACAACACTCGGAACATCCGTTAATCCTGACTCATACGCTGCAAATATCTCCTGTTTTTTAGCCACCCGATCATTCAAAACGTCCATTTGCGCGATTCCAATCCCAGCAAGCACGTTACTCAAACGATAATTATAACCAACTTGGTGATGTAAATAATACGGCGCATCCTCTTTCGACTGGCTAGCTAAAAAACGAGCTTCTGCGATTTTCTCCGGTTGCTTAGCGACTAAAGCACCGCCACCCGATGTCGTAATGATTTTATTCCCATTAAAAGAGAAAATACCAAGGTCGCCAAGCGTTCCAAGCGGAGCATTTCGATACGTGCCGCCAAGTGCCTCCGCCGCATCTTCTACAATAGGAACACCGTATTCGTTAGCCAAAGCGATGATTTCGTCCATTTGAGCTGATTGCCCGTAAATATGCACAACGATGATTGCTTTTGGCAGTTGCTTCTTTTGTCGCGCGTCTTCTAGTGCTGTTTTGAGAGCAAATGGGGACATGCACCAAGTCTCTTCCTCCGAATCGATAAATACCGGTTTCGCGCCAAGATACAACGCTGGGTTAATGCTGGCGACAAATGTAAAAGTAGAGCAAAATACCGTATCGCCCGCACCAACATTTAAAAGTTGAAGCGCTAAATGAATGGCTGCCGTTCCAGAAGAAACAACCGCCGCCTCGGAAACATGATTATACGATGCGATACTTGCTTCAAAGCCGTCTACATTCGAGCCCAATGGCGCAATCCAATTTTCCTGAAAAGCCTTCTGAATATATTTTTCTTCCATACCACTCATGTGAGGTACTGCTAAGGGAATCATCTTTTTTGTTTTAAGCATGTTTAATCTCGTCCAACCTTTCCATCGTCACTTGCTCTGACGTATTCACATTTTCTCGACGAATCACTTTCAAAATCGTTTTTTTGTAGATGCGCATATCTAGTTTAAGTGACTGATTTTCGACATAATAGAGGTCTAATTGAAACTTCTCCTGCCAGCTGATACTATTGCGTCCGTTCACTTGCGCCCAACCGCTGAGACCTGGCTTCGTATCGTGACGTTTCTTCTCTTCCTCTGAGTAAAAAGCGAGGTATTCTTTTAGCAATGGTCGTGGTCCGATAAAATTCATATCGCCCTTGATCACATTAATTAATTGTGGCAACTCGTCCAAACTCAACTTCCGTAATGTGTTACCAAATGGATGAAGCCGTTCGTTATCCGGTAACAACTGACCTTCCGCGTCCCGTTCATCTGTCATTGTTTTAAACTTATATATCTTGAAAATCTTTTCGTGCAAACCTACGCGTTCTTGCGAAAAGATAATTTTCCTGTCTAATTTCACCCATACGAGTACGGCGATGACTAGTAACAATGGCGCTAGTAACAATAACATCACGATGGCCAGGCACCGATCCATATTATTTTTCCATTTCATATACATCTTGCTTATCGACCTCCGTTTCTCTGTACACACTATCTAACTGGTGCCAAATAATTTCAGATCTAAATTCTCTACCCACTCGCATGCGCCCGTTTCTACTAAACTTGTCGGCCAAATCGGTATCTTCAAGTAACGTCATCAGCGCTTTTTTCATATCCGCTACATGACCCGCCTCAACTAGTAGTCCCGTTTCATTCGGGATAATCGCGTCTTTTGCTCCCGTCACATTCGTTGTAATAACAGGCACATTAGCCGCAGCTGCCTCTAAAATGACATTTCCAAAGCCCTCACGATAAGTCGGTAAAATAAACACGTCCATCAAGCGGTAATAAGAAGCTGTTTTAGGGACAAATCCGGTTTTGATGATATCTGGATGCTCCTCGATGCGCTTTTCCGTTAGTGGCGAAACCATATCACCCTCTTCAAAATCACCAACTAAGAGTAGCTTAAGATTCTCGTGTTCCTCAGAAAGTTCCGTGAAAGCCGCCACCAAATCATCAATGCCTTTGTCTTTCGTCAACCGTCCTACATAACCAATGACCTTGCGCCGATTATCTGGCGAGTATTGTTTCTTCAGATGCGCTACCTCCACCACGTCTAACTGAAATTCTGCTAAATCTAGGCCGTTATAACTCCCAGATCCCAACACGTGAATTTTCTCTCGCGGTGCTAGCCGTTCTTCCACCAAAACTTCCTTCAAACTAGAGCTAACTGCAAGGCATGTCGTGCTCAGTTTGCATACTAATTTTTCAATAAAGTGTAGTAGCTTTCGTTTTTTCCCTGTACACGTCTCAAATCTTAGTCCAATCACCGAGTAAATTCGCATCGGTGTACGTGTCAGAAATGCTGCTATCATGCACAGTAAGCTGGCTTTTGGTGTGGATACGTTGGTGATGTCTGGTCTCACTTTTAAATAAATCATGATGATTCGGAGCAAGGAGAGCAAATCGGAAAATGGTGCTATTTCGCGCGTCATTCGTACGTTGTGCACCGTGATATTCTCCGGTAGCATCCGATCTATCTCTCCACTCGGCGAACAAATCAAATGGATGTCGTAGCCTTGTTTGCTAAAGTATTCTAGCTGTCCTCGGAGAAGTTGGAGGCTGATCGATGACGTCACGCCCATGAGTAATTTGGCCATATTATAGTCTCCAGTAGTCGATATGACTTGGTTTTTCCGCGCTATTTAACGCACCTTTCACATCCATGAAAATCCCGCCTGGCGTGACTAAATCGGCTAGGCCTTCCCAACCAGCTGTTAGATACTCGGCGTGTGGCACTGCCATAATAACCGCGTGACTTGGTTTCAACTCCGTAAAAGCTACGAGTTCATCGTCAAGCTTCGTTCCTTCCGCCGCCAATTCTGTATCTGAAAGTTGAACCTCGATGCCAAATTGCTTTAATTCCGCGATAATATCCATCACTTTGGAGTTCCTCATATCAGGAACATTCTCTTTAAAAGTCACCCCTAGAATCGTCACCACGCTATTTTTTATTGGTAAATCAGCGGCAATCATTTTTTTGATGAGAGCAGACACGATAAAATGGCTCATACCATCATTAATTCGGCGACCAGCTAAAATCATATGTGGATCGTAGCCAAGCATCTGCGCCTTGTGTGTTAGATAATAAGGATCGACGCTGATACAATGCCCACCAACAAGACCTGGTGCGAAGGGTAGGAAATTCCACTTCGTTTTCGCTGCGGCTAACACTTCGGACGTATCAATTTCTAACCGATCAAATATCATCGCAAATTCGTTCATGAGTGCGATATTTAGATCTCGTTGCGTATTCTCAATCACTTTCGCGGCTTCCGCTACCTTGATACTGCTTGCTTTATAGACATCCGCCTGAATCACCGACTTATACGTCTCATAAATAATTTCTGTTACCGCTTCTGTTTGACCAGATACAATTTTGTTAATAGAGGAAAAGGTGTTCTTCTTATCACCGGGGTTAATTCGTTCTGGGGAATAGCCTACATAAAAGTCTTGACCTGCTTTTAATTGGGCGTATTTTTCGAGGACTGGCACACATTCTTCTTCGGTCACGCCGGGGTACACTGTCGATTCATACACGACAATCGTTCCCGCTGTTAAATTCTCGCCAATGGTCTTGGAGACACTAATTAACGGCGCTAAATTCGGTTGTTTATCGTTGGTAATCGGGGTTGGTACAGCGACAATAATAAAATCGCATGCCTGTAATTTCGTTGCATCTGACGTAAAGTCAATCCTTGCTTGTTTCAGGTTTTCCGTCGTTACTTCTTTTGTCATATCACTATTATTTTGAAGGGCTTGGATACGCTCTTGATTAATATCGAATCCGACGACGTTTTCCTTTTGTCCGAAGGCTACCGCTACTGGTAAGCCGACATAGCCTAGACCTACGACTGCAATTTTCCTAGCCATTATTATAATTCCTCATTTCGTTTGTTGTGTATGGTGTTTTTAAAATCCTGAAAGAATTGTTGTCTGATTTCTTGTAACCGCCCACTCTGAAAAGCTGCAGCTCTTTCAAAAGCCAACCTAGCATATCGTCGCCGTTTTCCTTGATTGGTCCCGAGTTTGACTATTTTGCCCGCTAGTCCAGCAATGTCGTTCGGCTCGTGCAGTTGTTCCTTCGTGATGAGTTCTGGAATACCGCCGACGTTCGATCCTAAACAACTGCAACCTCTTGATAAGGCTTCAATTAATGCTCTTCCTTGCCCTTCTGTTTTACTTGGCATCAGGAAAATATCGATATCATCCAACCATTCGTAGACGCCATGATGGGGCAATGTTCCCGAAAAAACGACGTGTTCTGTTAATCCTAGTTGCTCGATCGTTTCAAGCCAATCTTCTTTCGACCCACGCCCTAAAATTCGAAATTCGAATGGCGGTAAGTCTGATTGAATACTTGCAAGCGCTTGGAAGGCTGTTTCAAAACCTTTATAAGGCGATGATAACGAACCATTCATGCCGATAATTAGTTTTTCTGCTGGTTTCGCATTTCTTTCTTGGCGTCGCTCGATGGTTTCCATTGCTAGCTTGGGAAGTTCTACATTGGAACAAGATACGCTGTGAGCCTTTGTCGGATAACGTTCTTGCAAGTGCCTATCCGTGATATAAAGCGTATGTTGAGATTCTCTAACGCTTCGCTTCATTTTCCGTTCTGCAAAAGGGGCGTACAATTTCCCTTTCCAATCGCCGTACGTCGCCATGGCGTTATAAGCATCGCCAACGACTTCAATACAGTAAGGCGTCTTCGTTTTCCGAGCTGCTTTGACTGCCATATAGCCGATTTCTGAAGGTAAGCGAGCGATGACTCCATCGGCTTTTTCAACCGCCGCGAGTACCGTTTCGTATCCTCGTGGAAATGGTGTGAAAGCCCTGATTCCATATGGATTTGGCATACCTTCAAACGCGACATTTTCTCCACTTGAAAGATTTAAAAACTTCGTATCCAAATCACCTAATGGCTCCACGCGTGCAATGACGGTGAGTTGATCCACATGCGCCACATAACGTTCCCAATTGCTATACGAGAAAGCCACTTCCGAGTAAACTTGCCCGTCTTCTGCCTCTAAAAATCGATTATCATGTGCAAACAACCAGTTCAAACTACTCACCGCCTAGACTTTCAAATTATTTTTTGCTTGCGTTACGTGGTTACTATTTGCAAGGGCTATCATCTCATTGCGCAGTTCTGCTTTTGTCCATGAGTCATTATTTTCTAAAATAGTGTGCAACGTTTCAAAACTCACAAATTTTGTTTTACCCACGTAGATTTTGGGATATATTTGTTTAGGCTCTAACTCATTCTCTAGCAATAACTCTTCATATAGTTTTTCGCCTGGACGCAAACCGGTAAATTTAATTTCGATGTCGTCTAAAGAATAACCAGATAATCGGATGACATTTTTCGCTAAATCTAGAATTTTGACTTCCTCGCCCATATCTAGGACAAAGATTTCGCCGCCTTGTGAGAAAACTCCAGCTTGTAAAACGAGGCTCGCCGCTTCGGGAATTGTCATGAAAAATCTCGTCATCTGCGGATCTGTTACCGTTACCGGACCACCTTTAGCGATTTGCTTTTTGAACATTGGGACAACACTGCCACGACTACCAAGCACATTTCCAAAACGGACCGCCGCGAATTTCGTATCACTTTTTTGCGCGAATTCTTGGATAACCATTTCACACATTCGTTTAGATGCACCCATGACACCTGTTGGATTTACCGCTTTATCCGATGAGATCATCACAAACGATTGTACGCCGAATCGATCAGCTGCTTCACTAATATTTCTTGTTCCAATCACATTGTTGTTGATGGCTTCATGTGGATTTGCTTCCATCAACGTCACGTGTTTATGCGCTGCCGCGTGATAGATCGCATTTGGGGCGTATTCTTCCACGATTTCGTGCATTTGTTGGCGATTTTTGATATCTGCAATAATCGGTACAAGTGTTGTATTCCCAGCCTTTTCGCGCAACTCCTGCTCAATCAGATAAATACTATTCTCACCGTGACCGAGCAAGATGAGCGATTTCGGTTCATATTTTAGCAACTGGCGACACATCTCCGAACCGATGGAACCTCCTGCACCTGTGATCAGTACCGTTTGCTGATGCAATTGTCGTTTTATATCCGCATCATTTAATTGAACTGGTTCACGATTTAACAAAGATTGTGTTGGAATATCTGCTAAATCGATGAGCGGCTCATTTTTTAAAAGTAAGTCCTCGATGCATGGAATTCGTCTCAACTCTACATCAGCAAGCTTACAAAGGCTTTCTATTCTTGTAAAAGCAACTCGCCCCATGTTGGTAATGGCGACAATAACCAGCTTTATATCATATAACTTGATCAACCGTTGTAAGTCTGATAAAGTTCCGATAACTGAAACACCAGCTAGGCTAACGTCTTGTTTCTCTTTTGCATCATCTAGAAAACCAAGTATTTTAAATGTTCCCTCTTGTTCTTTCATGATTTTCTTAGCGATAATATGGCCAGTGTCACCCGCACCTAGTATTAACGTATTTTTTACTTGTTGAAAGTTAGTCTGTTCCATTTATAAACGCATCCTTATCATTTAATAGACGTAATAGTTTTTGCCTTGGCCTTGTTTTTTTACATCATTTAGAATATATCCCATGACTTTACTATTAGATTGTTCTAGTATTTGTACACTTTTCTGAATCTCCGCTTTATATGTCTTGTATGCTCGTACGATAAGAAAAGTTCCATCTACCTTGCTTGCCAAAATGGGTCCATCAGCAATATCAATCAGTGGCGGACTGTCAATAAAAATGAGATCGTATTTCTGTTTGCATTCTTCTAGTAGTTTCTCAAGTTTGGTCGAGGAAAGTAATTCAGCGGGGTTAGGCGGAACGGGGCCACTTGGTAAAAAGTCGATATTGTATTCTTCAATCGGTTGAATGGATTCTTCCAATGTGTGTTGGTTAGCAAGCAATGTACTCAGTCCGACATTGTTTAACCTGCGAAATAGCTTGTCTTGCGTCGGTCGTCTCATATCGCCGTCAATCAGTAATACTTTCTTATTTTGCTGACCAAAAGTCATCGCGATGTTTGACGTGATTGTGGACTTGCCTTCTCCTGGAATACTTGATGTGATAAGATACACGTTATTTTGTCCCATGGAGACGAACTCGATATTCGTTCTAATAATCCGAAACTGTTCATTGACTGATTTATTTTCTCCCAACTGAGCTAGTCGATTCACTGGTGGTTTATTTTTTTTCCGAGATAGCGATAGCATACATTTACTCCTATCAAAATTGATTTATATTGCCTAAATGGGTGGCTTTAATAATCGCACGTAACTCTTTTTCATCTCTGATATTCTGCCTCATCGTTTCTTTGAGCACAATAATGGAGATAGCTACGAGGAGCCCGACGATGAATCCCACACCAATCACCAATGTTTGATTCGGCTTAACTGGTGACATATTTTCAGTCGGTTGTGTCAAAACTCGAATATTATTGGCAGACATAATTTTATCGGATTCTTTCGTTGCTATTTTGATCAGTTGTTGATTTATTTGTTTAGCTAGTTCACGATCTGCATTTAATACGTTGACAGTAAGCACTTGAGAGTCTTTCGAGTTCTCGATTAATATTTGTTTTGCTAGTTGCTCTGTTGATTCTGCTAAGTCTAAATTTTTGATTACCGTTTCTAAAACAGTTGGACTTACTAGGATGATTTTGTAGGTGTTAACTAACTGGATGTTACTCTGTGTTTCTGATGTTGTGGTTGTGTCGTTTTTGTGTTGTTCTTGTTTAATAACTAATTGTGATTGAGATTCATAGATTGGGGTCATAAACTCTTTTGAAATAACAAATCCGCTCATTGCACCAACGATACATAGGATAATGATGAGCCAGAACCATTTTTTTAATACATATAAAAAGTCTGCTAGTTCAATTGTTTTTTGCTCCAATGCTATTTAGCCTCCACTTTCCATGAAGCCTTTTTATCTGAGTCTTGGTCTTTGTAGGTGATTGTGTATGGTGCATTGCCGTTCACTGTGAAATAACCTGCGCCGCTGATGGACTTGCCTGGTTTGATTTTATCACCTAGGTTTTCACCTGGATAAATCGCTAATTTCTTGCCTTTGCTATCTTTAATCTCCATATCGATTGTTGTAAAGCCACGTGATGCAGCTGATTTATTTTCTACCTTCATATCTATTTTCATCACACTATCTTTGACGCCTTTGTCATTTTCTAAATAGGTGGATTTTTCAAATGTAACAATTAGCCCTAGAAAATCTACATGATCGCCTAGTTTGAATGTTTTTTGGTCTGTTGCTTTTACTGTTTCTTGTTGTGCTACTTGTTTTGTTTCTGTTTGATCTTTTTCTGATGATGGATTGCCGCATCCTGTAAGTGCTGATG
The sequence above is drawn from the Listeria weihenstephanensis genome and encodes:
- a CDS encoding nucleotide sugar dehydrogenase, coding for MARKIAVVGLGYVGLPVAVAFGQKENVVGFDINQERIQALQNNSDMTKEVTTENLKQARIDFTSDATKLQACDFIIVAVPTPITNDKQPNLAPLISVSKTIGENLTAGTIVVYESTVYPGVTEEECVPVLEKYAQLKAGQDFYVGYSPERINPGDKKNTFSSINKIVSGQTEAVTEIIYETYKSVIQADVYKASSIKVAEAAKVIENTQRDLNIALMNEFAMIFDRLEIDTSEVLAAAKTKWNFLPFAPGLVGGHCISVDPYYLTHKAQMLGYDPHMILAGRRINDGMSHFIVSALIKKMIAADLPIKNSVVTILGVTFKENVPDMRNSKVMDIIAELKQFGIEVQLSDTELAAEGTKLDDELVAFTELKPSHAVIMAVPHAEYLTAGWEGLADLVTPGGIFMDVKGALNSAEKPSHIDYWRL
- a CDS encoding YveK family protein, producing MEQKTIELADFLYVLKKWFWLIIILCIVGAMSGFVISKEFMTPIYESQSQLVIKQEQHKNDTTTTSETQSNIQLVNTYKIILVSPTVLETVIKNLDLAESTEQLAKQILIENSKDSQVLTVNVLNADRELAKQINQQLIKIATKESDKIMSANNIRVLTQPTENMSPVKPNQTLVIGVGFIVGLLVAISIIVLKETMRQNIRDEKELRAIIKATHLGNINQF
- a CDS encoding glycosyltransferase family 4 protein → MNWLFAHDNRFLEAEDGQVYSEVAFSYSNWERYVAHVDQLTVIARVEPLGDLDTKFLNLSSGENVAFEGMPNPYGIRAFTPFPRGYETVLAAVEKADGVIARLPSEIGYMAVKAARKTKTPYCIEVVGDAYNAMATYGDWKGKLYAPFAERKMKRSVRESQHTLYITDRHLQERYPTKAHSVSCSNVELPKLAMETIERRQERNAKPAEKLIIGMNGSLSSPYKGFETAFQALASIQSDLPPFEFRILGRGSKEDWLETIEQLGLTEHVVFSGTLPHHGVYEWLDDIDIFLMPSKTEGQGRALIEALSRGCSCLGSNVGGIPELITKEQLHEPNDIAGLAGKIVKLGTNQGKRRRYARLAFERAAAFQSGRLQEIRQQFFQDFKNTIHNKRNEEL
- a CDS encoding polysaccharide biosynthesis protein, whose translation is MEQTNFQQVKNTLILGAGDTGHIIAKKIMKEQEGTFKILGFLDDAKEKQDVSLAGVSVIGTLSDLQRLIKLYDIKLVIVAITNMGRVAFTRIESLCKLADVELRRIPCIEDLLLKNEPLIDLADIPTQSLLNREPVQLNDADIKRQLHQQTVLITGAGGSIGSEMCRQLLKYEPKSLILLGHGENSIYLIEQELREKAGNTTLVPIIADIKNRQQMHEIVEEYAPNAIYHAAAHKHVTLMEANPHEAINNNVIGTRNISEAADRFGVQSFVMISSDKAVNPTGVMGASKRMCEMVIQEFAQKSDTKFAAVRFGNVLGSRGSVVPMFKKQIAKGGPVTVTDPQMTRFFMTIPEAASLVLQAGVFSQGGEIFVLDMGEEVKILDLAKNVIRLSGYSLDDIEIKFTGLRPGEKLYEELLLENELEPKQIYPKIYVGKTKFVSFETLHTILENNDSWTKAELRNEMIALANSNHVTQAKNNLKV
- a CDS encoding glycosyltransferase family 4 protein codes for the protein MAKLLMGVTSSISLQLLRGQLEYFSKQGYDIHLICSPSGEIDRMLPENITVHNVRMTREIAPFSDLLSLLRIIMIYLKVRPDITNVSTPKASLLCMIAAFLTRTPMRIYSVIGLRFETCTGKKRKLLHFIEKLVCKLSTTCLAVSSSLKEVLVEERLAPREKIHVLGSGSYNGLDLAEFQLDVVEVAHLKKQYSPDNRRKVIGYVGRLTKDKGIDDLVAAFTELSEEHENLKLLLVGDFEEGDMVSPLTEKRIEEHPDIIKTGFVPKTASYYRLMDVFILPTYREGFGNVILEAAAANVPVITTNVTGAKDAIIPNETGLLVEAGHVADMKKALMTLLEDTDLADKFSRNGRMRVGREFRSEIIWHQLDSVYRETEVDKQDVYEMEK
- a CDS encoding DUF4352 domain-containing protein encodes the protein MKKLAIGLVAVIGLTSALTGCGNPSSEKDQTETKQVAQQETVKATDQKTFKLGDHVDFLGLIVTFEKSTYLENDKGVKDSVMKIDMKVENKSAASRGFTTIDMEIKDSKGKKLAIYPGENLGDKIKPGKSISGAGYFTVNGNAPYTITYKDQDSDKKASWKVEAK
- a CDS encoding CpsD/CapB family tyrosine-protein kinase — encoded protein: MLSLSRKKNKPPVNRLAQLGENKSVNEQFRIIRTNIEFVSMGQNNVYLITSSIPGEGKSTITSNIAMTFGQQNKKVLLIDGDMRRPTQDKLFRRLNNVGLSTLLANQHTLEESIQPIEEYNIDFLPSGPVPPNPAELLSSTKLEKLLEECKQKYDLIFIDSPPLIDIADGPILASKVDGTFLIVRAYKTYKAEIQKSVQILEQSNSKVMGYILNDVKKQGQGKNYYVY
- a CDS encoding DegT/DnrJ/EryC1/StrS family aminotransferase — translated: MLKTKKMIPLAVPHMSGMEEKYIQKAFQENWIAPLGSNVDGFEASIASYNHVSEAAVVSSGTAAIHLALQLLNVGAGDTVFCSTFTFVASINPALYLGAKPVFIDSEEETWCMSPFALKTALEDARQKKQLPKAIIVVHIYGQSAQMDEIIALANEYGVPIVEDAAEALGGTYRNAPLGTLGDLGIFSFNGNKIITTSGGGALVAKQPEKIAEARFLASQSKEDAPYYLHHQVGYNYRLSNVLAGIGIAQMDVLNDRVAKKQEIFAAYESGLTDVPSVVMMPELDDATGNRWLSTMTFCVDEVGKTPEMVMELLRGKGIDSRLLWKPMHQQPLFQDAPFYADEAGDVATKLYETGLCLPSSTQMTQEEQEYVIEAVKNILSK
- a CDS encoding sugar transferase; the encoded protein is MYMKWKNNMDRCLAIVMLLLLAPLLLVIAVLVWVKLDRKIIFSQERVGLHEKIFKIYKFKTMTDERDAEGQLLPDNERLHPFGNTLRKLSLDELPQLINVIKGDMNFIGPRPLLKEYLAFYSEEEKKRHDTKPGLSGWAQVNGRNSISWQEKFQLDLYYVENQSLKLDMRIYKKTILKVIRRENVNTSEQVTMERLDEIKHA